The Bacteroidia bacterium genomic interval GCTGAGTTCCCAGAACTTAATGGAGTGGAACAAGAGCTGATCAATCGTTGCGAAAACTCAGATATCGCTGAGAAGTTTTCTTATCTGATGAAGACCTATGCAGAAAGGGCCGAAGCTGTAGGTTCAGGTTTTGAAAACAATCCTTCTCCCGGAAATATAAAAGATGGCCTGATTACTGATGCTATTAAATCTGCAGGAGCAGCAAAAAAAGGGGGAACTTCACCTGTGAGGGATGTGCTCGATTATACCGAAATTGCACGAAAGCCGGGACTTCATCTTTTGTGTACCCCCGGAGGAGATGTTGAAAGCACTACAGGCCTGGCGAGTGCTGGCGCCAATGTAATTGTCTTTACCACTGGTTTGGGTACTCCTACAGGCAATCCTATAAGTCCTGTCCTCAAAATGTCCACCAATAATGCCCTCTATCAACGCATGCGTGATATCATCGACATCAATGCCGGAACCATCATCACAGGAGAGGACAGCATCCAAAGCAAAGGTGAAGAACTTCTTGAGCTCATCATTCAGGTAGCCAGTGGAGAATATGAAGCAGCAGCCGTCCGGCTCGGACAGGATGATTTTATTCCGTGGAAGCGCGGCGTGTCTCTTTGATACGTCCTCTATTTCTGTCCCAGAGACTCTACGCCTGTTAAGCGACTATCGGATAAAAATTGAGGCGAGAACAATACATAAAAAGAAGCTGTATACCGGGGATAGGATAGGCTTTTAAGTTATCCGCTTTAAAAATGAAGAAGTTCTTTCTGATATCTCCTCAGTTCGTATATATTTGGAATACTGGATCTAAGACTACAACAAAAGCAAAACTACCTCCTGCGATTCACCTCAAAGAGTCCGGGGGACTATATTCTAAATAACTCAACATGCGCTACCTAACTACTACTTTTATTTATCTGTTGATCGCTTTCTCACTCAAGGCTCAGGCTCCCAATGTTCTGCTCATTATCATTGATGATCAGGGCTATGGAGACTTATCTTGTCATGGGAATCCAGATCTTCCAACCCCTAATCTTGACGAATTACACCGAGTAAGTACTCGCCTGACCGATTTTCATGTGAGTCCCACCTGTTCTCCTACGCGAGCAGCTCTAATGACCGGGCATGTCAGCAATCGAACGGGGGTTTGGCATACCATAGCCGGTCGATCTTTATTGTATGAGGATGAAACTACACTTGCAGATGTATTTTCTATCAATGGGTATGCAAGTGGTATGTTTGGTAAATGGCACCTTGGGGATAATCACCCCTTCAGACCCATGGACAATGGTTTTGAACACGCGGTTTATCACGGAGGAGGAGGAGTTTTTCAAGGGCCTGATATTTGGGGCAATGATTATTTCGACGATAAATATTTTGTGAATGGAAAGGAAGAGGCTTTCTCTGGATACTGTACGGATGTGTGGTTTACGGAGGCGATGGATTTTATGGAGAAGAAGAGAAGAGAAGACAAGCCTTTCTTTACTTATCTGGCTACCAATTCTCCTCACGGACCCTTTTGGGTAGATCATCAATACAGTGCTCCCTTTGCCAATAATCCTCGTGTTCCTAATGCCAATTTTCACGGAATGATCTCAAATCTGGATGAAAATATGGGGCGGATGATGGCTTATCTGGACCGCTCCGGTTTGCGGGAAAACACGATTGTGATATTCATGACTGATAATGGAACGGCTCGTGGAGCTGAATTGGATAAAGTAAGCGGATTGGCGACCAAAGGATTCAATGCAGGTATGAGAGGTTTGAAAAATAGCCGATATGAAGGAGGGCATAGAGTACCATTCTTTATCAGTTGGCCAAAAGGAGGGATAGCTGAAGGTCGCAATATCGATGAACTGACAGCTCATGTAGATGTCTTGCCGACTTTGATTGATATGCTCGATCTAAAAGGTGCTGAAGGCTTGAATTTTGATGGAACAAGCCTCAAGGAAATTCTTTTAAATAAAGAGGCACATTTGGCAAAAAGAACCTTGATTACAGATACTCAGCGTCAGGAAAAGCTCGAAAAATGGCGCATGTGTGCCGTTATGCAGGATAAGTGGAGGTTGATCAATGGAGAGGAATTATATGATTTGAAAACAGATCCCGGACAACAAAAAGATATTGCTAAAAAGCATCCCCAGATTGTTTCAGAGCTAAGGGCAGAATATGAGAAATGGTGGGCAAGTCTGGAGGAAAGCGCCAATAAAATGGCGACTATTAGCCTTTGTTATGAAGGCGAACCTAATTTGATCTATGTCCATGATATGCATATGGACAAGGGCTATAATTCTGTTGCCTGGAATCAACGGATGATCCGTGCTGGTTTCAAAAGTGAAGGTTGGTTTGCGGTAGAGGCTCTGGAGACCGGCCGTTATAAATTCAGCCTGTATCGCTGGATTCCGGAACTAAATGTTCCGATAAAAGAAGGAATTCCCCCTCAACCTGGAGTGAAAGGAACCAGTGTGATTACCCTGGATGCTGGCAAAGCCCTTCCGATTCAAAAAGCGGGGATTTCTATTGGCGGGCAGAAAATGGAAAGTGAAGTTAGTGCAAATGATGTTGCTAAAAGCTTTGAAGTGGATTTGGAAAAAGGCAAACATCAGCTTCGCACCTGGTTTCAGGAAGCCGAAGGCAAAGCCTATGGTGCCTTTTACGTAAAGGTAGAGAAGCTGTAGGAGTTGTTGAACTCCAGGTTTGATTTGACAGATAAGAGAAAGGCTATGAGTTCCCTCCGCTTTGGTAACTATGCGTCAATCTTATCTCAGCCCCCTGCTTTTCTGAATCTCTCCACTATACGCCCATCTTCTAGCAATCCTCTTGCTCGAAATCCATCCCTGACTTGTTGGAAAACTTCCTCCGGCATCTCAGGGGTGTATTTTGTGACAGAAGGCTCAAACTGACTGACGTGAGCTGCACAGGCTTTGGCTTTCTGTTCATAAACATCCGTGATATCCACCTCATAATTGGGGGTTTGGGAATAATAGTAATACACTTCCTTTACTCCGAAAGCCTCCAATCCCTCGTCCAAATAATGCTGCGGATAGTATAAATGCCATTCCGCGGCAATAAAGGCATCCTGTGTAATATTTGCCGCCATCCGATGATCCGTTTTATGCCATTGGACATACTCTGTTCCCGGATCAGGACTTAATACGATATCAGGTTTATAAATTTTGATCAAACGAGCCACTTTCCCCCGTAAAACCCTGGGATCAGCATATTCCAAATCTCCATCTTCATAGCCGAGCCAATGAATATGTTCTTTCGGAATCCCCAAAATCTCACATGCTTTTTCTTCTTCTGCTCGTCTGATTCTGGCAAGCCTTTCCCGTGTCATCTCCAGGTCTTTGGAGCCTTTATTATCATTTGTGTAAATGACGATATGAATCGTATTTCCATTCTTTTGCAATTTGGCTAAGGTACCTGCGGAGGAAAAAGTTTCATCATCCGGGTGAGGCGTAAATACCAAAATGCTTTTATTGCGCTGATTTTCCAGACGATCCTCATCGGCAAGCTCTATCGGATCTGCCAATGGTTTTATCATAGGTTGTCCGAAAGCTGTAAAGCTGGAAGAAATAAAAACTCCAAGAGCTAAAAGGAAGTGAGTAGTAGTAGTCATGATTTCAATTGTTCAATGAAATCAATTTACATACTTAATCAATTTTGCCCTAATGCATAATCGATCTCCGACCTCTTCATTGCTACGATCCATCCACATATCATAAAAAATGATGGCATCTCCGCCTTTTCGTTTTCCAATATAGATCATCTCGGACTGAATTCGTTCTGCCGAATAGTTCAGGAATTTGTCGTGAACCATTTGGCCCATGGTCCGAAAATTTCGCTTTACATCAGCTTCATCATAAAATACTTCCAGGCTATCCACAGCTTCCCGACTTTCCCCCAGATATTCAACATTAGGAACATTGAAGTATATGCCCTTGCAGGAGCTGAAGCTGAGAGATAGAAGCAAGAATAAGGCAAGAGAGAATTGGGTAAAGATTCTTTTTGTCATGGTCTGAAATATTGAGGTTCGAAAAATGTGCTTCCTCTTTGGAAATTCAGACCCAGTCCCGATTTTTTAATGCTTAATCTGATGAAAGATTCTTAGAATTATCTTAATTTCAAAAGAAACTACTAGCTACTTATCATGCGTGTCAAATCCCGAGTTTTTGATCCCCAAAAAGATGACCAGAACTGGCAGGAATTATTCATTACTCACTTTCAGAATCTCCAATCATTAGGAGCCATATCCAGTACCTGGATCATGGGTTTTTCTAAGTTGGGCCTGGATAATAGCCAGAGACCTACAGCAACATACCTAACGGAAATTTCCCAGCGGTATACCGGCTATACCTTTATCCAGACAAGAGAGAATATCATTCTGCCACAGATTGACTGGTACACACATATCGCGAACTTTGAAATGCCCCTGACCAGTTTCGTTCGCAAACCAGAAGAACTGGACTATTGCGATGAGCCGGACATCTGGCATGATATCATGGGACATATTCCCTTCATGATGGAGGAAGACTATTCTGCCATGTATCAATTGCTGGCTCGCACCTATATTCGTGCATGGCATGATCAAAATGAACTGGTTTTGCAGAAGCTGGATTTCATCGGAGGAATGCTGATCGAGTTAGGGCTAATCCGAGAACCCTCAGGTATTAAAGCTTTTGGATCAACCTTTTATTCCTCTGGGGAAGTTTTCGAAGCCTACAAGCCCGAAAACCAAATTGACTTTAGCCCTGAAGCTCTTTTGTCCGGTGAATCTTATGACAGACATAGCTTTCAAGGGAAATATTACATTTTTGATTCCCTACAACAATTGACGGATATTATTTTGGGGATATCGGAGGAGATATAGAAGAATTGTGTTTTTGTGTTGTAGTTCAGGAGCTCTTTGCAATCTAAACTATAACACTACAAAACTACAACACTCCCACTTTTCAACACGTTCAAACCCATCACTATGCATCGACGAGAATTTATCAAAAACAGCAGCCTTGCCTTTTCAGCATTACCCTTATTGCCTGCACTCGGCAGAACTAAAAAATACCGCCTGGCCTTGATTGGATGTGGCTGGTGGGGAATGAACATTCTCAGGGAAGCGATGGCACATGGAGATTGTAAAGTAGTTGGGCTTTGTGATGTCGATCAGAATGCCTTGAATGCTGCTGCTAAGGATGTCAAGGATTTGGCGGGAGATAATCCGAAACTTTATAAAGATTATCGAGAACTATTAGCTGCTGAAGAAGTCGAGATTGCAATTATCGGAACGCCGGATCACTGGCATGCGCTGCCTACGATAGCAGCCATCAAAAAGGGGGCACATGTGTACCTGGAAAAACCTATCGGGCATACCATAGGAGAAGGGAAAGCCATCCTGAACGCTGCTCGAGAATATGATCGGATTGTGCAGGTAGGAACCCATAGGCGAGTTTCTCCACATAATATTTCAGGAATGAAGTTTCTCAAGGCGGGCAAAGCAGGTAAAATCAGTCAGGTGAAATGCTTTGTTAATTATGGGCAGGGAGCGGGCCAAGAAAGCAAGGACCTTGCTCCGCCGGATAGCCTGGATTGGGATATGTATGTTGGTCCTGCAGCTGAGACGGCTTTCAATCCGCGTATTCACCCAAAAGGCTTTAGAAATTTCCTCAATTTCGCCAATGGAACCATCGCGGACTGGGGCATTCACTGGTTCGATCAGGTGCTTTGGTGGACGGAAGAAAGGCATCCTAAAACGGTTTATTCTACAGGAGGGCGCTTTGTGAAGGAAGATAATACAGATGCGCCCGACACCCAATTGGCGGTGTATGAATTTGAAGATTTTACCCTCAATTGGGAACATAAACTCTGCGCACCCAATGCCTACAATAGCCACAATGTCGGCTGCTATTTCTATGGTTCAGAAGGAACCTTCCATATGGGTTGGCGAGATGGTTGGACATTTTATCCCAAAAACAAGAACAAAGAAATCATCAAAGTAGCTCCTCAACTACATGATCCTGATCATCAGAATATCAAGGAATTGTGGAAAGACTTTATGACTTCCATCGAGACCGATCTCAGACCGGTTTGCGACATCGAGCATGGATACTTGGCCACCAATATCAGCCTCCTAGGTATGCTGTCTTATAAACTAGGTCGAAGTGTGAAATGGGATGGTGAAAATTGTCGTATCCTCGATGATCCCGAGGCACAAGCGATGCTAAAGAGAGAGTATAGAGGAGAGTGGGAGTATCCTGAATTTTAGATCTGTTCTGGTGTTCATGTGTTCTGGAAGAAATTCAACTCTAGAACACGAGAATACATGAACACAAGAACACCTCATTCCCCTCTCAATATTCCCCAAACCAGCTCTTTACTCATGGGCTGGCCATTGGCTTTGGCTTTTACCTCGTCGAAGCTGACCCGAAAATCGCAGCCTGCTTTCCAGTTGCTGCAGCCAAAGGCAGATTTTCCTTTGAGGACGCTTCCTTTTTTGCATTTGGGGCAAGTGAGGGTGTCTGCTGCCTCTTTTTTGGAAGCTTTGGGTTCGAGCTGGAGGATAAATTCCTTGTCGAAGTTTAGCTTTCCGTTTATGCTACTTCCATTTTCTTTAAAGCCTTTGAGTTGGATGGTTGAGCCCTTTTCAATCAGACGAATGATCTGGCTTTCGGGTAGCTTTTTGTCTTTGTGAATAAATGGGATTCTGAAGTTGCAACCGTTTTTATAATTGCTGCAACCATAAGCAGATTTTCCTTTTAATAAGTTGCCGGATTTACATTTGGGGCAAGTGAGTTCAGTAGGTGAATTTGCTTTGTTCTTATTTCTACTTCTGCTGCGCTTCTTTTTGGGGGCTTCAGTTTCTTCTGTTGTATGGGAAAGGCGCACATAGCTTTGACTCATACGAACCTCATCCACCAAATGGCTCACCATTTTTTTCATACCTTTTACAAAAGCTCCTGCACTTACACTTCCTGCTTCGATGTCTCGTAGATGCTTTTCCCATTGCCCGGTCAGTTCTGGTGATTTGAGGAGTTCGTTTTGGATGATATCGATCAATTGAACTCCGATTTCCGTAGGATGGATTTGTTTTTTCTTTCGGCGAATGTATTTCCGTTTAAATAAGGTCTCAATGATATTCGCTCGAGTAGAAGGTCTTCCAATTCCATTGGCTTTCATCAAATCTCTCAACTCATCATCATCTACACTTTTTCCCGCTGTCTCCATGGCCCTTAGCAAAGTTGCTTCTGTATAGTATTTAGGGGGCTTGGTATGTTTTTCGATTAAGGAAGGATCATGAGGACCGGATTCACCGATTGTGAATGCAGGAAGGATTTTCTCCTCATTCTCTTTCTTTTCATCCTCTGATTTCTCTTCTTTTTTCTTTTTGGGGAATAAGACTCTCCATCCCAGATCTAGAATTTCCTTACCCGTAGCTTTAAATTTAATACCCGCAGATTCCCCGATTACTGTTGTATTGGCTACCAGACAATCCGGATAAAAGGCTGCAATGAATTGACGCGCTATTGCATCATAGACCTTTTGTTCATCCGGTGGCAATCCTCGTTCAACCCCTGTTGGGATGATCGCATGGTGATCGGTTACTTTTTTATCATTGAAAACTTTAGCCGATTTTCTAATCTTTTTCCCTAACAATGGCTGAACAAAAGGCGTGTATTGCGTTAGTTTTTCCAGAATACCCGGCACCTTTGGATAGAGATCATTGGGGAGGTAAGTCGTATCTACTCTGGGATAAGTGATCAGTTTTTGCTCGTATAATTTTTGAGCGATATTCAGACTCTTTTCCGCAGAAAAGCCAAATTTCTTATTGTTGTGGACCTGTAAGCTAGTAAGGTCAAAGAGGCGTGGAGGGAGTTCCTTGCCTTCTTTCTTTTCGGAGGAAATGATGGTGAAGGGCTGGCCATCAACCTGCTTGAGAATATCTTCTCCTTTTTCCTTTTCCTCAAATTTCCCTTTCTGACAATTGAATACAACCTCTCTATACAAGGTCTGCAATTCCCAATAGGTTTTGGGTACAAAATTCAGAATCTCATAGTGTCTTTGTACCAACATTGCCAGGGTAGGAGTTTGCACCCGACCGACAGAAAGTACCTGCTTGTAGCCTCCATATTTCAAGGTGTAGAGGCGAGTCGCATTCATTCCCAATAACCAATCTCCTATGGCCCTGGAGAAGCCGGCATGATAAAGCTTGTCAAATTCATTCCCTTCTTTCAGGTTTTCAAAACCTTCCCTAATCGCCTCGGCAGTCAAAGAAGAAATCCAAAGCCTTTGTACAGGACCTTTATATTTAGCTTCCTTCATCACCCATCTTTGGATGAGTTCTCCCTCCTGGCCCGCATCCCCGCAGTTGATGACCAACTCAGCTCCTTTGAAGAGTTCCTTGATGATCTTGAACTGTTTTTTTACTCCACTATTGCCGATCAACTTTGTTTCGAAAGTCGGAGGCAGCATAGGCAGGGTATTCAAATCCCATCTTTTCCAATGAGCTTGATAATCATCGGGCGTTTTGAGGGTGCAAAAATGCCCAAAGGTCCAGGTTACCTGATAGCCATTGCCTTCGAAATAGCCGTCCATGCGCTTTGTCGCTCCTATGATAGAAGCGATTTCACGTGCGACACTGGGTTTCTCGGCTATACAGACTTTCATCTTATCGTGCAAGTATATATTGGCAATTTACAATAAGATGTGAAATCTGAAAGAGCTATGAAAACAGGAATGCCGGGAAGCTTAAAAGTCTTTCCTCAGAGCCAGATGTCTGATTCCCCAGGCTGGGAGTATTACCCAAAGGCCCAGAACACTTATAGAAGCAAGTATTCCCCATCCATTTCCAAAGAATTTTTGAAATACAGCTCCCGTGTAGCCCATTAAAGCAGAGATGTCCAATTCCAATAATAAGAGTATTCTTGAGAGATCTATGGGATTAAAAAGGCTGGCAGCAATTGAAAATCCTTCGAGAGGATAATCTTCAAAAAGCAATAAGGAGAGCAAAAATATCCCATCATATACTACTGCAAAAAATAGCCAGATGCCTATGCTGATCGCAAAACCTTTGATTCGATTCTCATTTTTTAGGCCAATAAAAAAAGCCAAAGCAGAAAAAATGAAGGTGAGGAATACGGAAATGCTTAAGAGGGTGAAAAAACTTTTGGCTAAGGCTAGATCAAATACACTTGCAAAGAAAAACGGGATGCAGATACCGAGCAAAAGGCTTAAAGAAAGAGATAAAGCAAGGCCTAAATATTGTCCCCAGAATATATGGATCCGCTTTATGGGCTGAGCCAAAAGGAGGTTCGCAAAATCCTTTGAATTATAGTAATACATAATCCCAAATATGCTGGCAATCAGTGGACTCAGGATGAGGACAATATTCATCAAGGATAGAATAACCTTGGAAGGATTGGGATTGAGCAGTAATAGGGCAAAGGTGAATACAAAATAGAACCCAAAATAGGCATATATCCATTTGCTCCTCAGAAGCTCAAAAAAGGTATATTTTAGAATTTTTTTCATGCTAAATTTTCTAAGGGTTCAATTTTCTCAAGGAGCTTTTGGGATTGATTTCTTTTTAGGATGCAGGCAATCGCTTCTTCTGTACTTTGGGCCTGATGTTGTTTCTTCAGATTCTCTGTTTTTCCCTGGAAAAAGATTTCACCATCCAGAATAAATGCCACTTCATCAGCCAACTCATCCACCAAAC includes:
- a CDS encoding arylsulfatase: MRYLTTTFIYLLIAFSLKAQAPNVLLIIIDDQGYGDLSCHGNPDLPTPNLDELHRVSTRLTDFHVSPTCSPTRAALMTGHVSNRTGVWHTIAGRSLLYEDETTLADVFSINGYASGMFGKWHLGDNHPFRPMDNGFEHAVYHGGGGVFQGPDIWGNDYFDDKYFVNGKEEAFSGYCTDVWFTEAMDFMEKKRREDKPFFTYLATNSPHGPFWVDHQYSAPFANNPRVPNANFHGMISNLDENMGRMMAYLDRSGLRENTIVIFMTDNGTARGAELDKVSGLATKGFNAGMRGLKNSRYEGGHRVPFFISWPKGGIAEGRNIDELTAHVDVLPTLIDMLDLKGAEGLNFDGTSLKEILLNKEAHLAKRTLITDTQRQEKLEKWRMCAVMQDKWRLINGEELYDLKTDPGQQKDIAKKHPQIVSELRAEYEKWWASLEESANKMATISLCYEGEPNLIYVHDMHMDKGYNSVAWNQRMIRAGFKSEGWFAVEALETGRYKFSLYRWIPELNVPIKEGIPPQPGVKGTSVITLDAGKALPIQKAGISIGGQKMESEVSANDVAKSFEVDLEKGKHQLRTWFQEAEGKAYGAFYVKVEKL
- a CDS encoding PIG-L deacetylase family protein, whose protein sequence is MTTTTHFLLALGVFISSSFTAFGQPMIKPLADPIELADEDRLENQRNKSILVFTPHPDDETFSSAGTLAKLQKNGNTIHIVIYTNDNKGSKDLEMTRERLARIRRAEEEKACEILGIPKEHIHWLGYEDGDLEYADPRVLRGKVARLIKIYKPDIVLSPDPGTEYVQWHKTDHRMAANITQDAFIAAEWHLYYPQHYLDEGLEAFGVKEVYYYYSQTPNYEVDITDVYEQKAKACAAHVSQFEPSVTKYTPEMPEEVFQQVRDGFRARGLLEDGRIVERFRKAGG
- a CDS encoding Gfo/Idh/MocA family oxidoreductase, producing MHRREFIKNSSLAFSALPLLPALGRTKKYRLALIGCGWWGMNILREAMAHGDCKVVGLCDVDQNALNAAAKDVKDLAGDNPKLYKDYRELLAAEEVEIAIIGTPDHWHALPTIAAIKKGAHVYLEKPIGHTIGEGKAILNAAREYDRIVQVGTHRRVSPHNISGMKFLKAGKAGKISQVKCFVNYGQGAGQESKDLAPPDSLDWDMYVGPAAETAFNPRIHPKGFRNFLNFANGTIADWGIHWFDQVLWWTEERHPKTVYSTGGRFVKEDNTDAPDTQLAVYEFEDFTLNWEHKLCAPNAYNSHNVGCYFYGSEGTFHMGWRDGWTFYPKNKNKEIIKVAPQLHDPDHQNIKELWKDFMTSIETDLRPVCDIEHGYLATNISLLGMLSYKLGRSVKWDGENCRILDDPEAQAMLKREYRGEWEYPEF
- a CDS encoding DNA topoisomerase 3; the encoded protein is MKVCIAEKPSVAREIASIIGATKRMDGYFEGNGYQVTWTFGHFCTLKTPDDYQAHWKRWDLNTLPMLPPTFETKLIGNSGVKKQFKIIKELFKGAELVINCGDAGQEGELIQRWVMKEAKYKGPVQRLWISSLTAEAIREGFENLKEGNEFDKLYHAGFSRAIGDWLLGMNATRLYTLKYGGYKQVLSVGRVQTPTLAMLVQRHYEILNFVPKTYWELQTLYREVVFNCQKGKFEEKEKGEDILKQVDGQPFTIISSEKKEGKELPPRLFDLTSLQVHNNKKFGFSAEKSLNIAQKLYEQKLITYPRVDTTYLPNDLYPKVPGILEKLTQYTPFVQPLLGKKIRKSAKVFNDKKVTDHHAIIPTGVERGLPPDEQKVYDAIARQFIAAFYPDCLVANTTVIGESAGIKFKATGKEILDLGWRVLFPKKKKEEKSEDEKKENEEKILPAFTIGESGPHDPSLIEKHTKPPKYYTEATLLRAMETAGKSVDDDELRDLMKANGIGRPSTRANIIETLFKRKYIRRKKKQIHPTEIGVQLIDIIQNELLKSPELTGQWEKHLRDIEAGSVSAGAFVKGMKKMVSHLVDEVRMSQSYVRLSHTTEETEAPKKKRSRSRNKNKANSPTELTCPKCKSGNLLKGKSAYGCSNYKNGCNFRIPFIHKDKKLPESQIIRLIEKGSTIQLKGFKENGSSINGKLNFDKEFILQLEPKASKKEAADTLTCPKCKKGSVLKGKSAFGCSNWKAGCDFRVSFDEVKAKANGQPMSKELVWGILRGE
- a CDS encoding ABC transporter permease, whose product is MKKILKYTFFELLRSKWIYAYFGFYFVFTFALLLLNPNPSKVILSLMNIVLILSPLIASIFGIMYYYNSKDFANLLLAQPIKRIHIFWGQYLGLALSLSLSLLLGICIPFFFASVFDLALAKSFFTLLSISVFLTFIFSALAFFIGLKNENRIKGFAISIGIWLFFAVVYDGIFLLSLLLFEDYPLEGFSIAASLFNPIDLSRILLLLELDISALMGYTGAVFQKFFGNGWGILASISVLGLWVILPAWGIRHLALRKDF